From the Hordeum vulgare subsp. vulgare chromosome 1H, MorexV3_pseudomolecules_assembly, whole genome shotgun sequence genome, the window tggggctgcgaagcttatgtgaagaaacttcaacctgagaaggtcgaacccaaagcggaaaaatgcgtcttcataggatatcctaaggaaactattggatataccttctatctcagatccgaaggaaagatctttgttgccaagaatggatcctttctggagaaagagtttctctcaaacgaagtaagtgggaggaaagtagaacttgatgaggtaattgtacctctcctctcgaaccagagagtagcgcagcgtaGGAAAATGTTTCTGTGGTGCGTGCACcaactagagaggaagttaatgatgatgatcatgaatcttcggatcaagttgctactgaacctcgaaggtccacaaggacacgttccgtactagagtggtacggcaatcctgtcatggaaatcatgttgttggacaacagtgaaccttcaaactatgaagaagcgatggcgggcccggactccaacaaatggcttgaagccatgaaatccaagataggatccatgtatgagaacaaagtatggactttggtggacttgcccgatgattggcgagccatagaaaataaacggATCTTTTAGAAGAAGACTAACGCGGATGGTaacgtgaccatctataaggctcgacttgtcgctaagggttatcgacaagttcaaggaattgactacgatgagactttctcacccgtagcgataccgaagtcggtccgaatcatgttagcagttgccgcattttatgattatgagatctggcaaatggacgtcaaaacgacattccttaacgactttcttaaggaagaattgtatatgatacagccgaaaggttttgtcgatcctaaaaatgctcacaaggtatgcaagctccagcgctccatctatggctggttcaagcatctcggagttggaacattcgctttgatgaggtgatcaaagcgtttgggtttgtacagacttatggagaagcctgtatttacaagaaagtgtgtgggagctctgtagcatttctcatattatatgttgatgacatattgttgatgggaaatgatatagaacttttcgaaagcataaaggcctatttgagtaagtatttttcaatgaaggaccttggagaagctgcttacatattaggcatcaagatctatagagatagatcgagacgcctcatagatctttcacaaagcacataccttgacaagatattgaagaagttcaatatggataagtcgaagaaggggttcttgcttgtatttcaaggtgtgaggttgagcgcagctcaacgaccgaccacgacagaagatagagaaaagatgagtactatcccctatgcttcagctatatgctctattatgtatgccatgttgtgtaccagacgtgatgtgaaccttgccattagtttggtagggaggtaccaaagtgatgcatgagtggatcattggacagcggtcaagaatatccttaagtacctgaaaaagactaaagatatgtttctcatttctGAAGGTGctaaagagctcatcgtaaagggttacgtcgattctatcttcgacacagatccagatgactctaagtcacaaaccggatacgtgtacattttgaatggtggggcagtcagctggtgcagttgcaagcaaagcgtcgtggcgacatctacatgtgaagcggagtacatagttgttTCGGAAGCAACACacaaaggagtctggatgaaggagttcatcaccgacctaggagtgattcccgatGCATCGGggccgatgactctcttctgtgacaacactagagctattcccattgccaaggagcccaggtttcacaagaagaccaagcacatcaagcatcgcttcaactccattcgtggatacatctaggatggagatatagatatttgtaaagtacatatggatctgaatgtcgcagtttCGTTGACTAcatctcttccacgagcgaaacatgatcaacaccagaactctatgggtgttcgattcaacacaatgtaactagattattgactctagtgcaagtgggagacttttagaaatatgccctagaggcaataataaagcggttattattatatttccttgttcatgataattgtctattattcatgctatcattgtattaatcggaaatcgtaatacatgtgtgagatcccgtatgagatcccgtatgtcacgaggagctccggaatggtctggaggtaaagatttatatataggaggtcgagtttcggtcaccggaaaggttccggggtatatcggtattgtaccgggaccaccgaaagggtatcggaggcccaccgggaggggccaccagccccggagggCCACAAGGGCCGAAATAAGGTGGTAGCCAGCCACCTAGGTGGGTTGGCTTGGTCGACCAAGGCCCATGGGCGCCtagggctgggaaccctagggcgatgGTGGCCCGCCTCCcaattgggaggcaagccacctccaCCCTGACCGCCACCccctccttggccgccgcacccacCCTAGATTGTTCTAGGGTGGccgacgctcctcctcctcttcctcctataaataccaaagGGTTGAGGGCTGCAAGTCACACCAATTTCTTCCTCCCttggtgcagccctgctcttcctcctcctctgtagcgcttggcgaagccgtgtcggagtaccatgcagctccaccgtcaccacgccgtcgtgctgccggagctctgcctcaacttctcctctctccttgctggatcaaggtgaaggagacgtcaccgggctgcacgtgtgtttaacgcggaggcgccattgttcgacgcttagatcggaatcttccacgatctgaatcgctacgagtacgactccatcacccacgttcatagtaatgcttcagtttagcgatcttcaaaggtatgaagatgctctaccccttgctcgttgctagcatctcctagattgatcttggtgcttcgtaggattttttttgaattattactatgatTCCCAACATGTGGCACAGGGCGAGGCAAAGGCGGGGCGGCCAGAGAGGGTGGCTTCAGGGCCGAGTGTGACACGCGCGGGAGCGGGCGCACGATGTCGTTTCGTCCCGTGCGCTAAACCATTTATGCCGTGCACGCCTTTCTCGCGTCTTCGCTGGAGGGTCCGAAATGGTTGCACGCGCAAAAAATACAATTTATCCAGCGCGACGCTAATATCAAACgcgtgttgaagatgctctaagcgATGCGTAGGCCAAACTCTTTCCTTCTAGGCTCCGtcggagcatctctagcagacctcgTATAAAGCCGcacccgcaaaataaccgccaaaatatGGGTCGGCGCAAAAAATGCTGCCCGATCAGACCCGCAAATGCGTCAAACCCGCAATTTTTTTAAGGAGAGCAGCAAAATCCCCCCGACCCGCGAAAACACAAGTTTTCGCCTCGCCCCTATGGTGCCCCGTATCCCAAGAAAcggttggcgggagggacatttcagcctGCGCTCTTTCCCCACTCCCTTCCGCCGCCGCCCGTTCGCCACTAGCGATTCTGGACAAATCAGCGGGCGGAATCGCGCCGCGGGGGCACCCCTACCCTTTTCCGTCGAGCCGCTGCAACGGCTCCCCGGATCCACCAATCCACCGCGATTGGAGAGCCACTGCCGGAGATGGAATTGAGCCCGTGCGAGAAGTTTTTGCTCGATGATTCATCCGATTCAGATGACTCGGATGTTGATACGATGCTTCTCACCTtttgctactccctccttccatcTATATAAGGCCTCACCCCAAATTTCATTTTTCCATCTATATAAGGCCAAACGAGGTAACTGATGCGTCTTCCATTTAATTCCCTCTCACAGGTTGCGCGCTCCACTTTTGTTGGCCAATGCATGAAGTCCTAGAGGAGTTATTGTTGAGCTGCATGCAGAAAAAGGGGAGAGGAGGTTGCATGTGAGGGATTAATCTCGGCACCCAAAAAAACTTGCATGAGATTTGGTTGGCCAAGTACTATTCCCAACATTTCCTCCTCTTATTATTCAACAACCATGGTATGAGAGATTCAAAAGTTAGGCCCTATATAgatggaaggagggagtagcagaCTTTGGTGATGGCCCTTGCCATGAAGGAGTACGAAGACGAGAACTGAAAGAGGCGGCGAGGATCAATCATCGGCCGTCTTTGCATTCCTCAAAATCGCCAGCTCGGAAATgagatgttgatgcaagactacttcgcAGACAATCCAATATATCCGCCGcacctcttccggagaaggtaccATGTGCGCCGATCCTTCTTTGTGAAAATTGTTCAAGCTTGCGACGCCAATTGTCTgtattttactcaaagaagaAATACCGCAGGCTTGAAGGGATTTAATGCATATCAAAAAATCTCGACAGCTATGCGAGTAACTACAACGACATTCCGGCTGACTATGCCAATGAGTACCTTCGCATTGGTGAAGATAGTACAATTGAGTCGGTGCGTAGGTTTGTCAAAACGACCATCCGTGTCTTTAGTCATGAATATCTTCACGCATCGAACGAGGCCATTGTTCGTGGTCCTGCTCGGTTTTGGGACAAGCGATCCTTGAAAAAtatcatgacatgttgtgttattctTCACAATATGATTATCAAAGATGAAAGAGACATCAACTTGGAGTTCTTCTACGACAATGTGGGTAGCCAtgtcaaaccagctagagaccCTAACCGAATCAAAGCTTTTCTTCAAAcctacaaggagattgaaaatgcaaGCACCCACTGTCAGCTTCAGATTGATCTCATTGAGCAACATTGGCAAAGGGTTGGATAGTAACACATTCCATTTTTCcattcattttcattttattcacgTGTGATTTGTATACGAGACAAGTTTggtattgaattatttagtttgctAGGATGATTTGAATAATCATTGTATTGTAATATTgacattttttatatattacacaTTAGTAATTCTGATTTACGGGGTTTGCGGGTCGATGCGACGACGCCCGAGCAGACCCCGCATAGCCGATCCGTAAAAGAGCATCTTCTGCGAATATCTTTTTTACGGATCTGTTTTACGGGATCTGCCTCTCTCCGCACAAACGTCGGCCCGCAAAACCGTTTTTCCGCAAACTGTATACTAGTTTGACGGATTTAGTTTATATGAGgtttgctagagatgctcctCTTTTAGGCGCTCGGATGAATCCCGATGTTTCGTGGTTTATGAGCGCCTGCATCCGCACTAGGTTTAGAAAATAGTACAAGTCCTAACCATTCTTGAAGAATTATTTTGTTCCTTCGACAAGGAATGGAAGCAGAAACGTCAACCCGCCCTGTTCAAAAAGCAGACAAGTAAGAAACCTCAGGCTTGCCCGCTGTATTCAAAGTCAAACCCACCGTCGCCCCGGCCACCAGACCTCTCCGACTGCGTTCGCCTCTATAACAACAGCTCCCCGTTGCCTCTGTCTCGCCTCCGCTCACACGCACACGCACACAGGTCCCGGTCCACACTTTCAGCCGCTGCTACACCAAACCAAACAGCGCACGCGCGACCGAGAACCAGCCCACCGACGACCGCGCGCGCGTCCGTAACCGCggtcatccatccatccatccatggcgCAGTCGCACAGGCGCGTGCTCCGCGTGGCTCCGCCGAGCTCCGCGGGGGACGGGGAGGCGTTCCCCACGGTGCAGGCCGCGGTGGACGCCGTGCCGCTGGGCAACAGGGAGCGCACCGTCATCCGCCTCGCCCCGGGGGTGTACCGGGAGCCCGTCTACGTCCCCAAGACCAAGAACTTTATCACCCTCGCCGGCGCCTCCGCCGAGGCCACCGTCATCTCCTGGGACAACACCGCCACCCGCATCAAGCACGCCCAGGTACTCCCTGGTCCCTACCTCCTTCCTGCTCGGTGAAATTCCCCTGCGAAGAATTGGATTGCTGCCTCGGGATCTTGCAAGATTTGCTTCCATTTCACATGCTTACATCGCCAAATGCTTTTTCTCTAAGCTCACGGGTCTGCTCTGCACTGCCAGGCAGGCCCACTTTGATATGCTTTCATCCCTTCCCCGTTGACATGGTTAGCAGGCCGGCAGATAGTAGATTATTACAAGTCATTTTCTATGTTTGATGGAAGTTTATAGGTATAATATCCATTGCGTCACACCCTTTCATGACTACTTCCATTCTATGATCTTATAATGTGTTGAAGATGGACAAGCGGGTAATTTAAGCAAACATTAAGCCAAATTATTATTTTTCATACAGTAATTCATGTTTATGCTTTGGAAAAGGAAGAATTCTGGTTCAGATAAGTTTAACCTAAATTTGGCTTCACAGTTCTGCTAAATGTGTAATGCGTTCATTCTCCGTAGTCTTAGTAATTCTAGTATCTCTCGAGTTGACCAACTGTACTTTATACTGTCATAAAGACATCCAGGGTCATTGGGACAGGAACATTTGGCTGTGGAACGGTTATCGTCGAGGGAGAGGATTTCATTGCAGAGAATATCACGTTTCAGAACTCAGCTCCCCAGGTACTGGTTGTTGACCTATTCTCCTTGTGCaaagagatgatcatgcaatgggtGTGGGAAGTTGACGTATTCTCGTTGTGATACAGGGATCCGGGCAAGCAGTCGCAGTCCGGGTAACAGCAGATAAGTGTGCCTTCTATAGTTGTCGATTCCTTGGTTGGCAGGTATGCATATTTCGTCAACTCCTGGTTAAATCACCGCATTACTCAGAATATTAAGCAGCATTACTTGTGTGATTTTAACTTGGACTTAAATCATGCAGGATACATTATATTTACATTATGGAAAACAATACTTAAGAGACTGTTACATTGAGGGTAACTGTGACTTCATCTTTGGTAACTCTATTGCCCTTCTGGAACATTGCCATATACATTGCAAATCAGCAGGATTTATTACTGCCCATAGTCGGAAATCCTCTTCAGAGTCAACTGGCTATGTGTTCCTAAGGTGACCTATCACATGCCCATTGTTAGATCTTTTCAACTTTAGTTAGCTCATTAATAAGTTTTGTATGTAGCTTGAGCATTTCAATACGCGATATCTTATGCCTGCTTGTTGTCACACTCAGGTGTATTATTACAGGAAATGGAGAAGCTGGATATATATTCCTGGGTCGGCCATGGGGGCCCTTTGGGAGGGTTGTCTTTGCGCACACTTTTATGGACCGCTGTGTTAAGGCCACTGGGTGGCATAATTGGGACAAATCAGAGAATGAAAGAACCGCTTGCTTCTATGAGTACAGGTACTAGATTCATCAGAGTTAGAAATTTTAGTCCGATATATATGAACCTTAGATGTTCATATGCTACAATGGAACTTCTGTATGGTCTTGTCACTCACATCGATCCCTGATAAACAGTTGAACTTATGCTTCAGGAGTGAttctgattgcaatgttcttcacGATTAATAACTGCTATGAGATGCATGGCATATGTTGCTATGAACGTAGCACATCAACTCGGGTTACGCATATTGGTACTCAACCAAAACCCAAACCGAACCAAACTTGGGTTACGCATATAGTTTTTggtttttgttgcagtagtaaaATCCTTTACCATTCTAGGGTCGGTTAGTTTAGtataaaactgaaaaagaaacctGGTAAATTACTGAGCTCTAGGCCCAGAAAGGTTTCCTGCTCCCAGGCTTCCTGCAAAATCCTTCACCATTTTAGGGTGTATGCTGAACAATAGTAAAACGTTATCAtcacatttttgaaattttgtcaaCTTTGGTTAGTTTGGTATGTACCAAAACATTGCCAAAACTGCTTGATATTTATTGAACCGAACTCTATTTTGCTTCCATATCGTATATACCAAACTTTTAGTACCGTATTTAGCGAAAAAATGTGTTTACTGCAAACACCGTGTTTACGGAACCAAGCTAACCAAACTACCAGAATGCACACTTCTTTTTTTTTGGTGTGCTACATCGTTAACCTTCTGTTCATTATTTTTCCGCAGGTGCTCAGGGCCTGGTTCCCGGACATCAAGCAGAGTGGCTTGGTGTAGAGAATTGCTTGACCTTGAAGCAGAGCAGTTCCTCACACACTCGTTCGTTGATCCAGACCTTGATAGACCATGGCTTCTCCAGATGATGGCGATAAAGATACCAGCCTCAGCGTAGTCTGATCACAGGATCCTAGTTCGAACCTCCTTTGTAGCTTATCTAGTAAATAAATTTGGGGAATGTATTATAAGTTTGTCATATTTAATCACTTTTGTATCCACGTTAATCATATATTCTTGGGCACCATTAGGTAGCAGCGCCGCATGGCTGTCTTCCCATGTGGTGGttcccttctccctttttcttgCGTGCAACTATGACTAAGCATGACATCAACGAAGATTCTTTCAAATTTgagtttaattttttttatatCCTAAACCGTTAACTTGATTGACGATCTGCTTTCATCATTAGCTTTCTCATCGATATCTTTGAAACTAGAACCCATGTTTGCatattttgatttttttccatCCATATTTGCCAGATTATTACTACTTACCATGTTATTAGCCACTTAGTTGTCAAACTGAATTAACTTAGTTGCCATATTGTTGAACCTTGATATATACAACTAAAGTGCTTGGTTCATGGTACCTGTGTGGAGTGATACCTCTTTTTTACTTATTTTATTCTAGGGGAACCTCTTTTTACTTATTGTTCACAGTAGAACATTCACTCTCCAGCTATGCACACCATTGCAATGTTTAGAAACACACAAAACTATTGCATAGTAACTACACATAATCAGCATGGCAACTATTCATGATTAAAGATGGCAACTATGTTAGCATAATCTAGCAATTGACGGTGAGACAAAATAAGTCTTAACATGTCAGACGGTGTTGGGATATTTCCCCTGACATGAGCCGGCCAGTCCAGGCCGGATCACGCAAGACGTGGGGCCAAACATAAGTCGACCCATGTAGGGCAAAGGCCCACTTACCTGCTTCGGAGGACAACGAAGACTAGGTCACTGGGCCGGCCATAACGACAACGGATCGAAGAAAAGGAGGCTTAA encodes:
- the LOC123434788 gene encoding pectinesterase 31 encodes the protein MAQSHRRVLRVAPPSSAGDGEAFPTVQAAVDAVPLGNRERTVIRLAPGVYREPVYVPKTKNFITLAGASAEATVISWDNTATRIKHAQTSRVIGTGTFGCGTVIVEGEDFIAENITFQNSAPQGSGQAVAVRVTADKCAFYSCRFLGWQDTLYLHYGKQYLRDCYIEGNCDFIFGNSIALLEHCHIHCKSAGFITAHSRKSSSESTGYVFLRCIITGNGEAGYIFLGRPWGPFGRVVFAHTFMDRCVKATGWHNWDKSENERTACFYEYRCSGPGSRTSSRVAWCRELLDLEAEQFLTHSFVDPDLDRPWLLQMMAIKIPASA